The Bacteroidota bacterium DNA window AGCCCGTAAGATGCTGATGGAAAACCTGCTCCAGGAGACCCGCAACGAGGCGGCGCAGCTCATCAAGGAGATCCGCGATCAAGCCCGTCTGCAGGCCAATCGCGAAGCCAAAAAGATCATCATCCAGGCCATTCAGCGCACAGCGGCCGAGCACACGATCGAGAACACGGTCAGTGTCGTCAACATCCAATCCGACGACATGAAGGGCCGGATCATCGGACGCGAGGGGCGCAACATCCGGGCCTTCGAAGCCGCTACAGGCGTTGAGGTGATCGTAGATGATACCCCTGAGGCGGTCATTTTGTCCTGTTTCGACCCCGTTCGGCGTGAGATCGCACGCATCGCTTTGGAGCGGCTCATACAAGACGGCCGCATCCATCCGGCTCGCATCGAAGAGGTCGTGGCCAGGGTGCGCCAGGAGATCGAGGAGGAGATCTGGCAGACCGGCGAAAGGGCCGTCGTGGAGCTCGGCATCGCCAACATGCATCCGGAACTCATCCGGCTTGTGGGGCGGATGCGCTTTCGCTCCAGCTACGGCCAAAACCTCCTGGCGCATTCCATGGAGGTGGCGCGTCTGGCCGCGATCATGGCTGCCGAAATAGGTTTGGATGCGAAACTAGCCAAACGCGCCGGGCTGCTGCATGACATCGGCAAGGTCATCGAAGGCGAACCCGAGGGGCCCCATGCGCTTGTGGGGATGGAGTACTGCCGTCGCTACGGGGAGCATCCGATCGTCTGCAACGCCGTGGGGGCGCACCATGACGAGATCGAAATGGACAACCTGATTTCGCCTCTTGTGCAGGCGGCCGACGCCATCAGCGGGGCCCGGCCCGGGGCGCGACGCGAGACCATCGAGCAGTACATCAAGCGGCTGCAGAAGCTTGAAGAGCTGGCTAGCCAGTTTCCCGGCGTGCAAAAGGTATACGCCCTGCAAGCCGGCCGTGAGGTGCGCGTAACGGTGGAGGCCGACAAGGTCGACGACGCCCAGGCCGAGCTGCTGGCCCTCGACATCGCCAAGAAGATCGAACAAGAAATGCAGTATCCGGGGCAGATCAAGGTGACGGTTATCCGCGAGGTGCGGGCCGTCTCCTATGCCAGATAAGGCGCTCTGCAACACGCTGCTATGGCCACTTATCACCTACTGGACGGCAAGCACGTCGCCGCCATTATCCTAGAGCGGCTGCGTCAGGAGGTCGCCAACTGGGTTCAGGCCGGTCACCGTAGACCCTTTTTGGCCGTGCTGCTGGTGGGCGAACATCCGGCCTCGGCCTCCTATGTGCGGGCCAAGAGGCGCGCCGCGGCCGAGGTCGGCATCGACTCCGAGACGATCCATCTGCCCAGCACCCTCTCGGAGGCCGAGCTCCTGGAGCGCATCAGCCGTCTTAACACCGATCCCAGCGTGGACGGGATTCTCGTGCAGCTCCCCCTACCCCCTCACATCTCGACAGATCGCGTGATCGCGGCCCTGGATCCCAGCAAGGACGTTGACGGCTTTCACCCCCTGAACGCGGGCCGGCTCATGTTGGGTCAGCCGGGGTTTCGGCCTTGCACCCCGGCCGGCATTTGGGAGCTACTCCGCGCCTACGAGATTCCCCTATCAGGCCGCCGCGTGGTCGTGTTGGGCCGCAGCCACATCGTGGGCCTGCCCTTGGCTAACCTGCTTCTGCAGAAGGGGATCGACGCCACGGTGACCGTCTGCCATAGCCGCACGCGCGATCTGGCCGCCCTCACCCGGCAGGCGGAGATCTTAGTGGCCGCCATTGGACAGCCTCGCTTTGTAAACGCCGAGATGGTCGCCCCAGGCGCGGTCGTCGTGGACGTGGGTATCAACCGCCTCGAGGATCCGACGCATCCGCGCGGGTATCGGCTAGTGGGGGACGTAGACTTCGAATCCGTGGCCTCCCAAAGCAGCTGGATCACCCCCGTGCCCGGCGGGGTGGGACCCATGACGATCGCTATGCTCCTGGAGAATACGCTGCGCGCCGCACAGCGCCTCTACTACCCCGAGCCCCAGCCCGTCTAAGCCTGCGCTACCGGCTAAACAGCCAGCCCGCCGTGCCGAAGGCGACTGCGGCCAGCGCCGCTGCCAAAAGCCCGTAGGGCAGCTGGGTGCGCACATGATCCATGTGATCGCAGACGGAGGCCATCGAGGAGATGATCGTCGTGTCCGAAAGCGGTGAGGTGTGATCCCCAAAGACGCCCCCGCTTAAGACGGCCGCCACCACAAGCGGCAGCGGAAGCCCTGTGGCCTGGGCCAACGGCACGGCCACGGGCATAAGAATGGCGAAGGCGCCCCAGCTGGAGCCGAGCGTGAACGAAACGAAGCAGCCCACCAGAAAGACCAGGGCCGGAATCCAGAAGACCGGCCATTCGGGGGAGATGAGCCCGGCCACGTAAGGGCCCAGCCCCAGCTCCCGGCAAATATGGCTCAGGGCGAAGGCGAAGACGAGCAGAATCGTCACAGCCAGCAACCCCGAAGAGCCTCGGAGCACGAGCTGCACCCCTTGGGATAAGGAGAACAGGCCCTGCAGCAGGCCCAGGCCGAGGGCCACCACGATGGCCGCGCTCACGGCCCACAGCACGGCCGTAGAGCCCGAGCCCTGCATCAGGTTGCCCGCTCCCGTGATCCACAGCCCCAGGGGGATCATGCCGATCATCACGGCCAGCGGAAGCAGCATGTTCAGGGCTCGCCGGGGGCGATCCGCGGGCGGCTCCGCGAAGACGAGCTCTTCCGATACGAGCGGCTGTGCCCCATCGCGCAGCACCTTGCCGGTGTGTTGCGCCCGAAGCTCGGCTGCGCGCATGGGGCCGAAGTCAAGCCCGTAGATGATGGCCGGAAGGCTGAACAGGATGAGCAGGCTGTAAAAGTTATACAGCAGGCTCTGGGCCAGCGTTTGCACGGCCATGGCTTCGCTGAGACCTTGCGCCATGAGCAGCCCTAGTACGTACGCCCCCCAGCCGTTTAGGGGGATCTGCATGCACACCGGGGCGCTCGTAGCGTCGCAAAAATAGGCCAGCTTTTCGCGCGAGATCCGAAGCCGATCGAAGAGCGGCCGGCCCACGGCGCCGGTGATGAGGCAGGTAATGCTGGATTCCACGAAGATGAGCAACCCCAGCCCATAGACCAACCATTGGGCCCCGATCCGGC harbors:
- the rny gene encoding ribonuclease Y, with amino-acid sequence MDIVIVAAGVIAAALALGGGYALGRGLLRRRAHRIIQEAEERAREILDRATRQAEDTRKRAQRDADDLLRKAQREAENLKREKLIEVKDEWLRKKQEFDQEAERRRAKLQEFEQQLKNRELNLDRRAEQLNSREQQLREEEQRYRRLQQEYTQKLEEVETLFREQNQRLERIAGLTAEEARKMLMENLLQETRNEAAQLIKEIRDQARLQANREAKKIIIQAIQRTAAEHTIENTVSVVNIQSDDMKGRIIGREGRNIRAFEAATGVEVIVDDTPEAVILSCFDPVRREIARIALERLIQDGRIHPARIEEVVARVRQEIEEEIWQTGERAVVELGIANMHPELIRLVGRMRFRSSYGQNLLAHSMEVARLAAIMAAEIGLDAKLAKRAGLLHDIGKVIEGEPEGPHALVGMEYCRRYGEHPIVCNAVGAHHDEIEMDNLISPLVQAADAISGARPGARRETIEQYIKRLQKLEELASQFPGVQKVYALQAGREVRVTVEADKVDDAQAELLALDIAKKIEQEMQYPGQIKVTVIREVRAVSYAR
- the folD gene encoding bifunctional methylenetetrahydrofolate dehydrogenase/methenyltetrahydrofolate cyclohydrolase FolD, which codes for MATYHLLDGKHVAAIILERLRQEVANWVQAGHRRPFLAVLLVGEHPASASYVRAKRRAAAEVGIDSETIHLPSTLSEAELLERISRLNTDPSVDGILVQLPLPPHISTDRVIAALDPSKDVDGFHPLNAGRLMLGQPGFRPCTPAGIWELLRAYEIPLSGRRVVVLGRSHIVGLPLANLLLQKGIDATVTVCHSRTRDLAALTRQAEILVAAIGQPRFVNAEMVAPGAVVVDVGINRLEDPTHPRGYRLVGDVDFESVASQSSWITPVPGGVGPMTIAMLLENTLRAAQRLYYPEPQPV
- a CDS encoding sodium:proton antiporter, which codes for MAGWWSLVPPLVAIGLALLTREVFLSLLAGILVGSILLHRGHLWAGLRELFDQLVAVFADAGNTRILFFCLLVGGLMTLLQASGGVEGFIARASRWRWARSRIGAQWLVYGLGLLIFVESSITCLITGAVGRPLFDRLRISREKLAYFCDATSAPVCMQIPLNGWGAYVLGLLMAQGLSEAMAVQTLAQSLLYNFYSLLILFSLPAIIYGLDFGPMRAAELRAQHTGKVLRDGAQPLVSEELVFAEPPADRPRRALNMLLPLAVMIGMIPLGLWITGAGNLMQGSGSTAVLWAVSAAIVVALGLGLLQGLFSLSQGVQLVLRGSSGLLAVTILLVFAFALSHICRELGLGPYVAGLISPEWPVFWIPALVFLVGCFVSFTLGSSWGAFAILMPVAVPLAQATGLPLPLVVAAVLSGGVFGDHTSPLSDTTIISSMASVCDHMDHVRTQLPYGLLAAALAAVAFGTAGWLFSR